The following coding sequences lie in one Jonesia denitrificans DSM 20603 genomic window:
- a CDS encoding FKBP-type peptidyl-prolyl cis-trans isomerase, which yields MRENQWATGVLAMVVAGVVLLVGTGCGADTEAEPTETVTVDDTITVSGTADETPSLTYEKPYPYSEPTTTVVWEGEGEPVDAGEPILLRMYAEDASNGEVVRDDHVSVPAAYLVTEEAIGGQLVEAIVGKPTGSRVQLVSQSQDRTLITVVDIVSATATGEQREPEDGLPHVTYADNGAPQVEIPKKVKAPQELNVQQLRTGRRKQVQANAQVVLQVHGVAWSTGDVFDSTWGDGKTPVTVTVGADEVIEGLDDTLVGVPVGSQLLVVVPPTLGFGAVEGHALAKETLVYVIDVLAASDIRE from the coding sequence ATGCGCGAGAATCAATGGGCCACTGGTGTGTTGGCGATGGTGGTGGCGGGAGTCGTTCTGCTTGTGGGCACTGGGTGCGGCGCTGACACAGAGGCAGAACCCACGGAAACTGTGACTGTTGACGACACCATAACGGTGAGTGGGACAGCGGATGAGACTCCGTCGTTGACGTACGAAAAACCCTATCCGTACAGTGAGCCGACCACCACTGTGGTGTGGGAAGGCGAAGGTGAACCGGTCGACGCGGGTGAACCCATTTTGTTGCGGATGTATGCGGAGGATGCCAGTAATGGTGAGGTTGTGCGTGACGACCATGTCTCAGTTCCAGCCGCCTATCTTGTCACGGAGGAGGCTATTGGTGGGCAACTTGTGGAAGCTATTGTGGGCAAACCGACCGGATCCCGTGTGCAACTTGTTTCTCAGTCTCAGGATCGCACGTTGATCACTGTGGTGGATATTGTCTCGGCGACAGCTACAGGGGAACAACGGGAGCCTGAAGATGGTTTACCTCATGTCACTTATGCCGACAATGGTGCTCCACAAGTGGAGATCCCGAAGAAGGTGAAAGCACCGCAGGAATTGAATGTGCAGCAACTACGCACTGGACGCCGCAAGCAGGTTCAGGCGAATGCGCAGGTAGTTCTCCAAGTGCATGGTGTTGCGTGGTCTACCGGTGATGTGTTTGATTCGACGTGGGGAGATGGGAAGACTCCTGTCACCGTGACTGTGGGTGCAGATGAAGTCATTGAAGGGCTCGATGACACACTCGTGGGTGTGCCGGTGGGGTCACAGTTGTTGGTTGTTGTGCCGCCGACGTTAGGTTTTGGTGCGGTGGAGGGCCACGCGTTGGCTAAGGAAACGCTCGTGTACGTCATTGATGTGCTCGCAGCATCAGATATTCGTGAATAA